AGACGCAGAGTGAAGAGAAAAAGGACATGCTGCGCCTCGCCGGGGCGGAGCTTGTGCAGGTGCCGGCGGCGCCCTATTCGAACCCCAACAACTTCGTGCGGTATTCCGAGCGTTTGGCCAAGAAACTCGCCGAGGATGCGCCGAATGGCGTGATCTGGGCCAACCAGTTCGACAATACCGCGAACCGCCAGGCGCATATCGAAACCACGGGTCCCGAGATATGGGAGCAGACGGACGGCAAGGTGGACGGGTTCGCCTGTGCCTGCGGCTCGGGCGGCACGCTCGCAGGCGTCGGCATGGCGCTTCAGCCCAAGGGCGTGAAGATCGGCCTTGTCGATCCCATGGGGGCAAAGCTTTATTCCTATTACACCACCGGTGAGCTCGAGAGCGAAGGAAGCTCGATCGCGGAAGGGATCGGGCAGGTGCGCATCACCCGCAATCTCGAGGGGTTCACGCCCGACTTCGCCTGCCAGGTGACGGACGAGGAGGCGCTGCCCATCGTCTTCGATCTGCTCGAGCACGAGGGGCTTTGCATGGGCGCCTCGACCGGGATCAACGTGGCGGGCGCGATGAAGATGGCGCGGGAGATGGGGCCGGGGCACACGATCGTTACCGTGCTTTGCGATTACGGAACGCGCTATCAGTCCAAGTTGTTCAATCCGGAATTCCTCAAGGAGAAGGGTCTTCCGGTGCCCGGTTGGCTCGACGAAGCGCCGCGGTCGATCCCCGGGGTTTTCGAGGAATGAGACGCCTGATCCGGTGCCTCCTGCTGCTTCTTTATGTGACGCTCGGGGCGGCGCCGGCGCTCCTCGGGTCGAGCTTTGAAGGAGGCGCCGCGTGGGCGCAGCAACGTGCGCAGGGCCCGGATTACGAGAGGTGGGAACTCATCGCGTCGCGCGCGGAGGATGCCATCGACGCGTCCCGCGCCTCGACGGCCGCGCTCGAAGAGATGCGCGACCAGCTGGCCGATTGGCGTGACATCTTCTTCTCGGCGCAGAATCTCAACGCAGACGCGATCGCAACGGCCCGTGCGCAGCTTCAGGCGCTGGGGCCGCCGCCCGAGGACGGAACTTCCGAGGATTCCGAGATCGCCGAGCAGCGCGAGCGGCTCAACGAGGAGCTTGCGCGGCTGCGAGCGCCCCGCCAGAGGGCGGAGATTGCCTATGGCCGTGCTGACGGGATGATCCAGGCGATCGACCGGATCATTCGCGAACGTCAGACGGAGGAATTCCTGGAACTCGGTCCGTCGCCGCTCAATCCCGAACACTGGCCGGACGGAATAAGTGCGCTTGTCACAGCCTTCGAAGGCGTGCGCCAGGAGGTGGCGAGGTCCCTCGCCAGCGAAACGCAATACACGGAAACGCGCCAGAAGCTTCCGATCACGGTCCTGCTCGCGATCATCGGTGTGATCCTGATGGTCCGCGGACGTTACTGGGTCGAACTCCTGGTGCGGATGATCATGGCCCGCGACACGCTGTCGGTCCGGTGGATCGTGACGCTCGCCGTTTCGGCCGGCGAGATCATCGTGCCTTTCATCGGCTTCATCGCGTTCAGCGAGGCACTCTACATATCCGGCCTCGTAGGGCTGAAGGGCGACCTGATTCTCAAGGCTCTTACGCCTTCGGTGCTCATCTTTCTCGTCGCGCGGTGGTTGGCGCTTCGCTGCTTTCCACGCAGCGACAAGCTGCGACTACCGCTCATACT
This window of the Roseovarius sp. SCSIO 43702 genome carries:
- a CDS encoding cysteine synthase A, with the protein product MRIAKDLAEAVGNTPLIRLRRASEETGCTILGKAEFLNPGQSVKDRAALYIIRDAVKRGELKPGGTIVEGTAGNTGIGLALVGASMGFKTVIVIPETQSEEKKDMLRLAGAELVQVPAAPYSNPNNFVRYSERLAKKLAEDAPNGVIWANQFDNTANRQAHIETTGPEIWEQTDGKVDGFACACGSGGTLAGVGMALQPKGVKIGLVDPMGAKLYSYYTTGELESEGSSIAEGIGQVRITRNLEGFTPDFACQVTDEEALPIVFDLLEHEGLCMGASTGINVAGAMKMAREMGPGHTIVTVLCDYGTRYQSKLFNPEFLKEKGLPVPGWLDEAPRSIPGVFEE